A segment of the Salvelinus sp. IW2-2015 linkage group LG6.2, ASM291031v2, whole genome shotgun sequence genome:
TTTGACATGTCCCTTTCCGCGTTGAATATCATGCCAATAAATGCAAAGCGTCAACGCAATTCGTGTCCTAGGTCTATTGAATAAACGCTGTCTTATTTTAGTAGAACTATCTTCAACACAGTGTTGAACAATTGTCCAGTCTTACGTCCAGCCTAACTGACccattgaaagaaaataaaaaagggaaAAGAATTGTGACAAATTCTTTACAAACGTTGAAGTATGACATCTAAACATTTAGCGTACGGCCGGAAAGTTTATTTCGCCCATAAACCATTGAATTGACGTTGTATCTTCACCATTGGGCTGTCAAGGTAAATTGGATAATATTGCAAATGCTTAAACTTGTAAACGCTTCTATATCTCTATGGCATTGGCAGGTGTAAATAATGATCTATATCATTTACAAAAAGATGAAGAATGAATCCAATTACGGTGGCTGTGATTGTGAATATAGGACTTACTGTATAGCCCTGCAGGTCCGGAATCCTTTGACCAACGATATTCTCGCATTTTAGGAAATTGGAAAAGTGGCTTTCTCCAAAATTAGGCCTAGCAAAAGCACGACAGATCAAAATATGTTATGCTTATGTCATAATCCTTTTTCACATAGGCTCTGGTGTTTTCGATTAGCCAATATAAAAAGGCATAACACTAAGGGTTGCACGGGCCATTATAGGCCTATTACATGATAGGCCTACTGtttcacatttcatttcattttaatATTATAGAAAGGGCAGAAAGGGATAGTAGTAACTTATAACTGCCGTGCAAATGAAACTTAATTCGACGGGCTGGCAGTTCGATGGCCTGCTTTTGGCCTGTATATTTTAGGCTACAATGACCATAACCTCACCCCCACTCGGCCGAGATATTAGTTTTTCTGGCATGACGTCACCACCATGAAGATGGAAATGAAGACCATTATGTATTGGCCCGCATTAAATATTAACAATGATGTGCTTTCCTAATTAATTATTTAAACCAGAGAACGATATGTCAACTGTAAAATATCTTATGTAAATATGCTTATCAATTGTATTCATAGTCACAACGGGCCACTTGTTTCATTTGGTTTATAGTTTGGTGTTGGTTATAGCCTCATCTTCAACCATCCACCAACAAGACGTTCCTTTTAAGTGATCACTTTTTGTTATCATTGGTGATCCCCATTTGAGACAAAGGCCTATCTTTGAGATTTATTGAAAGTGCTTGAAGTAGGATATTACAGTGTAGCCATTTGTCAACATTGTttgagacatttatttttttaaatcatactcCCATCGATTTTCATTTGAGTTAATACTTTTTTATTGTAGCATAGGGGGCAAATTGTATTtccacatttaaaaataataaacattgtaagaaatATGGTATAAAATGTATCTCTTAGTTGCTGGATGGACTTAGCTCAGCAGTCAGCACCTGTCTGCTCGGTTGGCTTAACCTAAATTCATATCTCAAACCGTAAAGCGTTTCTTTGGATGCTTGAAATAGACCTCTCCTTTTTTAAATAATTCCCTCTCATATTGGATTGCAGCGCTGAATTTCACCGCAagtgtcaaagcaagtgaaacagCGAACAGGCCTACGATTGGAGATGTGATATTCACAACAGACCGGACATACTGTATCTGAACAGATTGGAAGGCGCTGAAAGGGAATACCACATGTTTCTACGTTGATTGACTTCTTGGCAGTTTTCAGGTTTAATGAAGCAAAGAAGTGCATAAACTGATTTGTCCCCTCAAGTCAATAAACAAAGTTGTTCATATGGCTCTAAGTTCTGGAGAAATGGGCAACTAGGATACTTCAAATCGAAATGTAGGCCCAGAGGCATTTTCATTTTTACAATATCTGCATGTATTGCCATAAAAACTTGTAAAATATTGTAAAATACACACTATAATATTAAAGTAAGGTAACTGTAATTTAATGAATGGCATCCATACCGGCAATAATTAATGTATTTTGAGATTTTAGCATTAGGACACTGATTAGTGTCTATAGTAAAAACATTATATAGCCTACCATAAAATACATTAATGCCATGTAATTACACAACCACTAACAGATACTACAGTTGTAAGTACAATGTATAATACGAAGTGATTACATTGTACCTGCTTGCTGTACCTGTGTAAGGTCCCATAATGGCCATTGAGGTAAGACTATGCCTATACATCTCATTGCATTAATATAACAGTGCTTTATCTTTGTCAGAAATAATGATCTTCCCTgcaaatacatgtatttaaagATGGCGGCAGTAATGGTGATGTTGATGGGGAAAGCGGGACAGTTTTCTCGGGAAGTTGCTTCTATTCTCAGCCAGTGTTGCATGGGCAAGTGGCTCTGTTTTGCCTCATAGTGTAATAAATAGCAATATGTTCATGTTATATTTCAATATCCCCGTTAGAAtcctttatatatatttattagatTGCTACACAGGTAATATCCGCAGTGGGGAAGAGAGGCGCTGTCACAGAAATGTGTTATTAGGTATAAGTGGTTTTATTATGGGCCCATATTCTCTAaggtataatttttttatatagcTTATGCTAAATCAAATTACCCAGGCATCAGATTTAGTATTCCCCACCATTTCCGTCGTCATCCCTTAGAGCAAAATACATTAGAACAATTCCTGCAATGTGTTCTTGAAAATGTCCTATGTAACATTCaagtgaaaataaaatacaactaTTGAATGAAGTGAAATACATAACACGATTTCTCTGGTTTGTGAAATTCAGTGACCTTGAGACTTTGAGGGACATCTGGTCTACCACTCTCTCCATATTTGGTCTTGCCCAGTTATGGGAAATTACAGTATATCTTCAATGAATAACATTATTGTGGTAATTGTCTGTGCATGCATAAACATTCGGACAACAACTTATTGATGTCCTTTGCAATATGGGCTGATTATTAAACGCAATCATATCACATTATAACGACTATTACTGTAAAGAAGCTGAGGGCTAAATTGAACTAACTGCCTTGTTCCATAAAGGTCTGCAGGTTTTGATGACAGACAGGTGTGTTCTGGGCTTTTGGCACACTGCTGCATTTAGTGGGATACTACCACACACTCGGTTCTTTATTTGGAAGCTGGTCATAAATAGGGacatcacagacaaaataaaataaaaacctacGGCATGATgtcttttgttctactgtgacaTGAATCAGTCAATCATCATCCATAGGAATATTGTTACATTTCAAATGGTTTAATTGTTTATTCAGAAAATCTTATGTCAGAATTCAAGTTAGGTTGAAGGTGCCCTTTAGCAAGTTTGACTGGATGGCAGTCTGTTTGCGTGTTACTCTTCGGTTGCATGTGAACGTGCTTGTATGTGCCTGGTCCATTAGCTGGTCCCCAGATGGCCTGAAATAGAAGTCTAATGTGGTATTATCTGTACCCAGACCTGCATGTTGAGCCTGGAGCAGACATGCTTACTCCAAATGTGTGACCTATTCATCTCTATCCTCAGGCAAAGAAGGGTTGGACCCTCTCTAGATTAAAAATACCTTTTCAAAACTCAATACTTGCAGTCAATGTTTACAATTAAATTACAAATGTACCCAatttacattttgaaatatatttttttaatcatgtGTGAATCATTTATTGTTTGCCATTTATGTTTATAACTAATCAGAGAGGTTGAGAGTGATTTGAAATGATTGTTGAGTGCATTATATGGCTTGTGTTTCATTTGTGTTTCATCTCATCTCCAAAGTGCCTCAGTGGAAAATTAATTTAGATTGTTCACACTGAATCCAGGTTACTACATTCTCAACACAGTAGCATTGGTCCCCCAGGGCACCTATGGAGATGTTTTATATGCAGTTTGGCTGCTGGTGAGCTCTCAGACAGAACTAGACCAATAAACACACTGTAAGACAACAGGCAAACAGCTTGTGAGGAACAAGGAAGCCTGCTCCTGATTCCCTTCAACAGAAACGTCTGTTTTACATCTTATAGATGTAGATGAGTATAGGACTTGAAAAGGGCTCTATATCCAAACATATTATATTACATTTGTGAATGTTCTGTTTACTCATGCCTGACACAATAGACAATATGGTATAAATATTTTACCATAAAATGCTTGAGATTGGTACTTTTCTTTTGTATTAGGTTTTAATTAGTAAAAAAGTAAACAAATGTATCTTGTACATATCACCTAAGTTACTATGTAGAACTGGATAGGTTAGATAGCCTACTGTAATGAACTGGCATCAGACCAAATGTGATACTTTCGGCCTAACCAATCAGCTGAAGGCATTTATTGTACTAAATGACAATCCCCATCTGGGATAAAAGCAATGAGAGGGTACTTCCTGAGTACCCCCACCTGCCCCGCACAGCTCCACATGGGTCCCTGACTGTGTCTCCCTTTCTTTAGCGGAGCAGGCAGAGGACAGACAAGCAGGAGACCCCAATGGGAGGCCAGGAGCCCCCCCCACCCTGCCAGGCCTCTGCCCTCTCCCCAAGGGGGACATCGGCAGGGTCCCTACCTGGAGCTCTATGGAGACATTAGCCAAACACTATTACCCTGAACTCGCTCACCTGCGAGACACTGGCCCACTTGCAGAYTATCCCTTTCGAAAGGGTACTTGTCCAGGTGAGTCACTTCCCTGGTCttcttttaaatgtgcctttcaTCTTGGCCTGGTTGGTTTTCTCCTGGTTTCCATCAGGGATGTTAAAATACCAAAATGCTTAGGTCCATAGGACAAAACTCTATGTACCGTTTGTACTATATGCGTTAGATATGAGAAAAACATGAATATAGGACCTTTTTTACCTTGTAAAAAACCTCATATTACAACGGGTAATAGCCAGTGATGAACCATTAAATGTTGGCTAattcctggtaaaaaaaaaaagatacatgCTGGAATATTGAGTTGAATTAGTGAAGGACAACAAAATCCCCCATAAAATATACACTGGTGATCATGCATACTAAATCTATGGCAAAGGTATAATATGTCAGAGAAGGTTCTTGCTTGACCAAGGTTTGTCTCTGAAAAATGAacatagcctctctctctctctctctctctcagcagcccTTTCGCCCTTCTCCGTGACCCGGCGCATCGGCCACCCCTATCAGAACCGGACACCACCCAAGAGAAAAAAGCCCCGTACCTCGTTCAGCCGAGTGCAGATCTGCGAGCTGGAGAAACGCTTTCACCGGCAGAAATACCTGGCGTCAGCGGAGCGCGCCACCCTGGCCAAGGCCCTGAAGATGACGGACGCACAGGTCAAAACCTGGTTCCAGAACAGGAGGACAAAATGGAGGTAGGGGCCCATTACAGCAACACATTACAGCAACACATTACAGCAACACATTACAGCAACACATTACAGCAACACATTACAGCAACAAACTTCTAGACATTCTTCAAACACTTTCAGTGTTAAAGCATTTTTTATTGTTCCTTTTATGACATTCATTATTTCAAGAAAGGAGATATTCTTTATCAAAACTGCTGTCCATTGTACTTGCTGCATTATGATTTAAGCATTATGATACATTAGACTGAAGCATTATGATGCATTAGACTGAAGCATTATGATACATTAGACTGAAGCATTATGATGCATTAGACTGAAGCATTATGATACATTAGACTGAAGCATTATGATACATTAGACTGAAGCATTATGATACATTAGACTGAAGCATTATGATACATNAGACTGAAGCATTATGATACATTAGACTGAAGCATTATGATACATTAGACTGAAGCATTATGATACATTAGACTGAAGCATTATGATACATTAGAGTGAAGCATTATGATACATTAGACTGAAGCATTATGATACATTAGATGGATGCGGGAAGTGACACAAAGTAACAACTGTGCATCCATTTAAATATGGTATGTGAATTGCTTTGCTTGTGGTGAGCAAGCTTTTGTGATGTGTTATATGAATATACTATATTCCTGTGGTTGATAACGTGCCTGGCCCATTTTTTTGTTGTGACAGTGAAACACCTTTTTTTGCTTAGCTTAGCTCCTACTTGTTTTTAGAGGCCAATTCCCTTGACCAAGCACAATTAACCCGGGTCTTAAAAGGCTTTTCTGGAAAGGTGCTGTCCAAAgacggcagcgtagcctagtggttagagtgttggactagtaactgaaaggttgcaagatYgaatccctgagccgacaatgtacaaatctgttgttctgcccctgaacaaggcagttaacccactgttcctaggctgtcattgaaaataagaatttgttcttaactgacttgtctagtaaaataaaggttaaaaaagcaATACTGACCCACTAGTCTGAATAGTTGAGGGCATTGTCCATGGCAGAAACTCTTCCCCTAATTCACTCAAACTGTTTATGGTCATATGGAATAAATGAGTGGACTATCAAATTATAATACCttgcctttatttaaccttgATGTCAAACAAGGACCTAAAGGGAATGAATGTAGAAATAGTTCCTGTATATCTGAGTCATCTTGACTCATGGGCTCTGGCACACCTTGCATTAAAATGTGTCCTGTGATCAGATCTGGTGGACCTGATATGGGAAAAGCTGGCACACRACGCATTTTAATACCAGATGTAAGAGATCCTATTTCAATAGGTATTTGTATGCAAGGTRTCGACACAGGGCCATGTTTTCGATAGAAAACATCAAGATCTGTTTAAAGGACAATTAAATGTAATGGTACAGTTTGTATTTTAGTGATCAGTTACATCTCTGTTGAATTCTGAAATTCAAAACACAGATGAAAAAAAGAACGACTAGATGGCATATCATGAATAACCAGGGGATTGGCTAACTCACTTTCCTGATTTCTGAGCTAGTTTTGGTGTGATTTATGATATTTCCCCATAGTGTGTAGATAGGATGTGCATGAAGGATGTATTTGTGGGACGGCTACGCTAGTAACAAGCATATGATCAAATGAACAGCAACGAAATCGGATTAGGATAATGTAGTTAGCAATAACGTGTGGCTAATGAAAGGAGGATGGTGTGTATGAAACAGCATTTTAGAGGTGTTTTTCTGACCCTGTTGCACATGCARGCCTAACAATCACatgtaaatacatacagtataatatccATGTGAGAATGAYATACATCATTGTTTTCATGAAAATTAAATAATGGTAATCCAAAGGAAATAAGGGTAAAAAATAATTAAGTAAAATAATCAGGGTATccattttttttatgtagttattTTTAACAATACAGTATCACTTTTTCGTGGACTGAATACTTGTATTTCAGGAAGTATTTGGCTTTTYGCATTCGAAAGTAGTATTTATGGTGACATACTGTATGAATATTTAGGCACYGTTTTGAAAATGCCCTTTTCCCCACTGTGGAACCAGGAGACAGACAGCCGAGGAGCGCgaggcagagagacagcaggCCAACCGTCTGATGCTGCAGCTCCAACAGGAGGCCTTTCAGAAGACCCTGAGCCAGCCCCTGCAGCAGGACCCCCTCTGCCTGCACAACTCCTCCTTGTACGCCCTACAGAACCTACAGCCCTGGGCAGAGGACAACAAGGTGACCTCCGTCACCTCCCTGGCATCTGTGGTCTgaatgctcgtgtgtgtgtgtttggggggggggggtgttgtgcgtgtggtgtgtgtgtgtgtgtgtgtgtgtgtgtgtgtgtgtgtgtggtgtgtgtgtgtgtgtgtgtgtgtgtgtgtgtgtgtgtgtgtgtgtgtgtgtgtgtgtgtgtgtgtgtgtgtgtgtgtgtgtgtgtgcgtaatttATAATAAGAATATAATAGTAATATTGATGATTTTTCTAAGGGAAAATGTGGGTGGGCCATTTGTTGGGGAGTGACCACTCATATCTAGATGGATGCATATGAGGAGCCTGAGGCCTtaacattcaaatgtattttatgtaaAGACTGTTGCATTGTGGGATTGTACAGTAATATGTTTTGGATGATTAAAATTTACATTATATCCTTATTTAATGTGCATACCTACTGCCATTAAGGACAAGGAGGAAACCTATAGGATATGACGTTTTGTCTATGTATTTCTTTACAAACCACGTATTCTCTTTTATAGATCATATGTGGACTTCTTGGCATGGACAGACATACGTTTAGTTCCACTGAAATGGACAATGATCAATGAGTCTACTAAGTTTTTTTCAGACCTGATTCTGTCAAGTCATTTTCCTACCTTACACTAGATTTTCACTCTCCCTtcagctgtctgtctaaacagaGAACAAAGCGAAATCCTCACTACCAGACCACTAACAGACACATCGGTAGATGCCTACCATCAAGACTGTCCTGTTGCCAACAGGGAGCACTGACTCTCAGCCATACGGCAACAAAACTGGATCCCATTCCTTTGCTTTTGACTTTGTACAATGTAGTAATGCATGTTTCAAATATTTCTGTGTGCACTTGGTCACCAGCCTTCCAGGTGGATCCTTTCCCTGACTGCAGTTTGCAAGTGGTATCTCTTCGAGGATTACTCGTAAGGTGTTTTACACCTTTTAAGGTGTTTTATATTAAATGATATCATGACTTTTTGAAAAGATGATCAACATTGGAAGCCtctcttttgttgttgttctttcaCCAGAAAGGATAACTGCATCATTTCACGCAATCACACAGTTTCACATGTTTTCATACCTCCTAAAGTAAGTGTCCTCTAATCTATCAACATGATGTTGTTGACTATGCCACACTTATTGGAATCTTTCAGTGTTTCTCATTYATTCCAATATTCAACCCTTATGACAACTTCCTCTCCACAGCCAAACCAGCAGGCCTTGTTTCACATAACACCAGAAAAGGTTCAACGTTTTGCATAGAGTGCTGTTATCAGTAAAGTGAGAGTTACAATATATACGTTTTATTacaacaatgtttttttgtgagACTGCTTGGATGCTAATGATGCACATAAAGTCCGAATCCAACAATTAACCTAACGCAGCRAATTCTCTGGGAAACGAGGCCCAGGTGGGATGTCTTCTGAACAGTTTGTTCTAAAACCCTAGACCTTGGGGGTCTGGGATCCACAAATATCCATGTCTACCTAGAGACATTGGACAGTTGACAACTTCCATTATCATCCATGTCAAGTCAAAACAAAAATGTCCTATCTGGAAGTACAACACACTGCTAATCTAGATAGATCTCTAGGGTGGGGCATTTTATAACTGCAGTTTTCTTGTTTGTAAATGAGGCTTCACTCTCTCTACTTCACGTAGATCACAGATGGTTGCCTACACCAGGAAGTAGTACTATTCCATTGTGTAGTGTTCCCTTGTTGTACTGTTCACAAAAAGCCCAGAAAACACCCTCTGGAACTCAACGTTAGAATCCTGGCAAAATCTCACGTTCAACCACCTCCTTTTTCTGGTGATATCAACAGCATCAGTCTACCCAAGTTGGAGGATCTCCATTGTTCAAAACAACAGTCTGCCACCCTTTCTGCACGGAGACTRCGTGTTTTGTCGGTTTAGAGGGTGTCTCGCCTGGTTGAGATCCTGTCAATTGCAGGCAGTTGTCCAGGTGACGCCTACTCAACCCCCATTTCCTCTGCCCAGACCATGGGCCTCTTTCATCCTGCTGTCTCAGATGCCATAAAGACGTGACTTGGCCCATTTTACAAAAATACCTCATCCTTACTGTTTTCAAAATCGTGCATTGTGTTTTGCTACAGGTgcttaaaaacttttttttccaAAGCTGAGTATGTTTTTTTACCCTTTCCACCAAAGAGCCTTACCCGTATCCAATAAAATGTCACCACACAAGAACAAGAGCAAGAGGTTCAAAGTACATCAGAATTCCTATCAGGTActctgttttcaatcaggacACCAAAACACTACTATACATCATATGTTAGAACTGCGACTACCCTTTTCTATTAATAAAGATTCTCCTTTTCCAGTTTCTTAAAGTGTATTGAAAGCAAAACAACTATATGGTCAGTTGTGATTTTGGATCCATTTACCAAAAGCCTATAAAAAATATTTCCTTTGGATACCATACCAGCACCCAACCTCTTCAGCTGCCTTTGTGTGAATGAAACCTGTGACtagataaatacataaaaaagtagTTCACACTCAAAGAGAAGTATCGAAGACCTCTACATTTTCCAATTGGTTCCAACACTCAATCTGTTGAGAGTGTGAGAAAAAGAAAAGGTTTCGTTTTTTTGCCCTCTTCCTCAACCGTCAGCAGGATCTGGTATCTTTAGTAGCATGTGTATGACTTCAAAATACTCCTGAATGAATACTTCTGAATGAAGCACGGATGTTTTGTACTGAAGATTCGCTTTGGTGGGAAGAAGTCAACACACGTCAAAGATAAGCCAAAACGCTGCTGCTGATTAAATAAACCCAGTCCATAGGTCTCACAGGAGATTGGGATCTTTGTTGTTTTCCTGTTAAATAGATATAATCggcaaaaaatgttttatcttgtCCTTAACTAAATTATTAAGAATAGCCACGCATTTTAGTTCTCACtcactgaattaaaaatgtatttttattaaacaaaaTTGATTTAATATTACAAGTTGGGGTCGTCCTAAAGGTATATGTAGCTACTAAGGGCATGTGTACAATAAGCGTGTTGTTGTCACCAAACCAGAGACATTCTGCTTGGAGAAATAAATAGCATTAACTTTCAGTGTTTTAACACACAAAGACAAGCTACTATTGTATGATATTTCACATCAAGTGGAATCTGACCTGTGGAATGGCGGAGTCGCCTTGTCGTAATGACGGTAGTCTTTGTGGCATCAGTCCAGAGCTACCTGATCGTGGTGACATGAGAGTGCTCCCTCTTATGATTCACAGGGCGCCTGGAAGAGAAGTGTTGATTGAGTGCATGGGCCATGTATCACCTGCACAAAGGGCTCTTGAGACAAGCCAGAGCAGACTTTGCTACACAAACAAGACTTCAAACCGTAGGCTCTTTCACACATGCATGAAACACCGCCATTCCTTCTGGATGTATGATAATACGGGCATCTCTTTGAGTTAAGCTATATGTTTGATATGGGTCAGCCACCTTTAATGTGTGCTCTGTTTCTATTGAGTCGTAGCATAAATGCTTTTCACCTTGAACCTGCGTAAGGTTGCGACACTAAATCTCTTTTAAAAGAGGACAGCTGACAAACCAACAATAAACACTTAATTGATGTAGAAGACACAAGCATTTCACATCCTTAATAGGAATGCAGATACATTAAATAATGTGACGCCCCAAAATTGCTCCTGTTCTTTTGACCCACTGCAACACTTTAAGTTAGGTTGGTCTTGTACCTAGTAGAGACAGTTTTTTTACACAACACTGAATTAACATGTTgtagtatttttgtttttgcacAGCAAGTGGTTTATGTAATTGGAGAAATAGGGACAGTTCCTTATGTCAAACACTACTCCAATACTGTGCACTGACAAAAGTAGCAATGTTATTGTAGtacatcaaatgaaattgtatttgtcacatgcgccgaacacaacaggcgtagtagaccttaccgtgaaatgcttacttacaagcccttaaccaacaatgcagggtAAGAAAATATTGCTAAATAAACTAAGCAAAAAAAACTTACACAATAAGATaacaataatcaaatcaaatcaaatcaaatcaaattttattagtcacatacacatggttagcagatgttaatgcgagtgtagcgaaatgcttgtggcttctagttccgacaatgcagta
Coding sequences within it:
- the LOC111965801 gene encoding T-cell leukemia homeobox protein 3-like isoform X1 translates to MNTAMENTGIEEVNQTHQQHEPISFGIDQILNSTDPSSSCMLPNRTSDTDYTNVYTNGYNSVYNPACSMAAGLAGSYNVNMNMNVSMNMNVNVNGGNAGGVIRVPAHRPMPPNPHPPPPSHPPCLAACIPSVTSMTSMGNAANFTFPWMESSRRFAKDRLTAEQAEDRQAGDPNGRPGAPPTLPGLCPLPKGDIGRVPTWSSMETLAKHYYPELAHLRDTGPLADYPFRKGTCPAALSPFSVTRRIGHPYQNRTPPKRKKPRTSFSRVQICELEKRFHRQKYLASAERATLAKALKMTDAQVKTWFQNRRTKWRRQTAEEREAERQQANRLMLQLQQEAFQKTLSQPLQQDPLCLHNSSLYALQNLQPWAEDNKIICGLLGMDRHTFSSTEMDNDQ
- the LOC111965801 gene encoding T-cell leukemia homeobox protein 3-like isoform X3; this encodes MNTAMENTGIEEVNQTHQQHEPISFGIDQILNSTDPSSSCMLPNRTSDTDYTNVYTNGYNSVYNPACSMAAGLAGSYNVNMNMNVSMNMNVNVNGGNAGGVIRVPAHRPMPPNPHPPPPSHPPCLAACIPSVTSMTSMGNAANFTFPWMESSRRFAKDRLTAEQAEDRQAGDPNGRPGAPPTLPGLCPLPKGDIGRVPTWSSMETLAKHYYPELAHLRDTGPLADYPFRKGTCPAALSPFSVTRRIGHPYQNRTPPKRKKPRTSFSRVQICELEKRFHRQKYLASAERATLAKALKMTDAQVKTWFQNRRTKWRRQTAEEREAERQQANRLMLQLQQEAFQKTLSQPLQQDPLCLHNSSLYALQNLQPWAEDNKLSV
- the LOC111965801 gene encoding T-cell leukemia homeobox protein 3-like isoform X2, which gives rise to MNTAMENTGIEEVNQTHQQHEPISFGIDQILNSTDPSSSCMLPNRTSDTDYTNVYTNGYNSVYNPACSMAAGLAGSYNVNMNMNVSMNMNVNVNGGNAGGVIRVPAHRPMPPNPHPPPPSHPPCLAACIPSVTSMTSMGNAANFTFPWMESSRRFAKDRLTAEQAEDRQAGDPNGRPGAPPTLPGLCPLPKGDIGRVPTWSSMETLAKHYYPELAHLRDTGPLADYPFRKGTCPALSPFSVTRRIGHPYQNRTPPKRKKPRTSFSRVQICELEKRFHRQKYLASAERATLAKALKMTDAQVKTWFQNRRTKWRRQTAEEREAERQQANRLMLQLQQEAFQKTLSQPLQQDPLCLHNSSLYALQNLQPWAEDNKIICGLLGMDRHTFSSTEMDNDQ
- the LOC111965801 gene encoding T-cell leukemia homeobox protein 3-like isoform X4, which codes for MNTAMENTGIEEVNQTHQQHEPISFGIDQILNSTDPSSSCMLPNRTSDTDYTNVYTNGYNSVYNPACSMAAGLAGSYNVNMNMNVSMNMNVNVNGGNAGGVIRVPAHRPMPPNPHPPPPSHPPCLAACIPSVTSMTSMGNAANFTFPWMESSRRFAKDRLTAALSPFSVTRRIGHPYQNRTPPKRKKPRTSFSRVQICELEKRFHRQKYLASAERATLAKALKMTDAQVKTWFQNRRTKWRRQTAEEREAERQQANRLMLQLQQEAFQKTLSQPLQQDPLCLHNSSLYALQNLQPWAEDNKIICGLLGMDRHTFSSTEMDNDQ